Genomic segment of Thermogemmatispora onikobensis:
GCATCGGCACAGGCTTCAGCATATTCGCTGTAGCGGCGGTCAAAGAAGCTATGGGGAGCTCCTTCATAGATATGGATCTGGTGCTCAAGACTGCGCCGGCGCAGTTTTTCCTCTAGCTCGTGAACCTGGCTGACAGGTATACCCTGATCAGCCCCGCCAAAGAGACCGAGCAGTGGATACGCCAGTTGATCGGCCCGCTCCAGAGCTGTACCATTGCCTGCAATAGGTCGGCTCAGCCCCGCATAAAAGGCCACCAGGCCGGCAAAGCCGAAGGAGCGATCGCAGCCCGAGAGGATCGTTAAGCTGCCACCCATGCAGAAGCCAACGGGGTAGGTCGCTCCTTCGGCGCTGGCATGGCTACGCAGGTAGTCAAGAGCTGCCCTCACATCCAGAAAAAAGTTCTCTAGTTTGAGTTGCTGGACATGGGGCCAGAATTCAAAAGAATCGTCACGCGCTGTTAATCCGGCAGTTCTCCCAAAATAGTCGAGCGCGATGGCGGCGATTCCTATGTCAGCAAAGCGCAGGGCTAGCTCTTTGTAGAATTGATGCAGGCCACGGACGTCAGGATAGATGATTACCTGCGCTCCCGTGGGGGCCGCAGGACGGGCAAAGTAGGCGGCAAAGCGGTTGCCATCTGCGGCAGTGAGAACCAGGTCTTCTCCCTGGGCTTGCCCATCCGCACCGTCTGGCACGGGTGGACGGGCATTGTCGTCGTAGCACATGGCTTGAGTAGCCTCCCTTGCTAATCTCTATTTCCTTGTCTTCCCTGATGATAGCGCATCGGGCAAGATTTGCAATGGGTCTTCAACCAGGCAAAGTGCGAGCAAACAATGGCTCTTGCCCCACTGAGCCAGGTGGGGCTGACGGCCTCCACTCATCCTGGCTGGTCGGCGCCATTCCGTACGGCCAGACCGACCCGGCCCCGCCCGGCAGCGCGAGGGGCCTCTCGATCTGGCCGCCTCTCCGGCAGCAAGGCCCCCAGAATGATCAGGAATAGACAGGCGATGAGGACGGGAAGAAAGGCAAGGGCCGGCAGTCCGAAATGATCCCACAGGGCTCCGCCAATGAGTGGCCCGATGAAGGCCACTGCATAGGTGAGCGAGAGGGTCATGCCGGTCAGCCGGGCAACTTCACCAGGCGAGGCCAGCAAGGCGGGCAGCGCTACCCCGAGGGTGAAGACGAGGGCCGAGCCAGCACCAATGAGGGCCGCCCAGAAGACTCCCAGCCCGACAGGCGAGAGGAGCCAACCAATCAGCGAGACCGCACAAACTACGCCCGCCCCAATAAAGGGCCAGCGCCTCCCCGCCAGCCGCTGGGCAAAGAGGGTGACCACCAGACTCGATGGCAGTTGGGCAGTGTTGAAAACGCCTAGCACCAGGGGAGTGGCGGCTGCTCGCTGGAGAGCCGTGTTATAGGGGGCAATCCAGGCATTCATGCCGAAATAGATCAGGCTTCCTCCGCCAAGTAAGATGCCCAGATGCCAGGCGTTGACACGCCGCCCTTGCTTTGCTCTTGCAGGACGAGCCTCTCCTTCCTGCAGTGACGGCGGGGCCGCTTCTAGCTGGGGCCCCTCCGGCAGCTCCCGACGCTGGCCGGTCTCTGCACGTGGCGCGAGTAGAAGCCAGCCTACCAGCAGGACGAGCGCCGGCACCCCCCAGAAAATAAAGGTGGCTCGCCAGTTGCCAGGACCAAAGAAGCGCTGCATGAGGGGAACAGTCAGTCCAGCAGCCAGCGCCTCCCCAATGATTAGACCATCGCTAAAGAGGGCCGTTACGAGACCAACAGAGCGCGGGAACCAGTGACGCGCCAGGGGCGGGACGGCTGTCTGAGCAAGCACAATGCCGAGACAGAGCAATAGAGTAAAGCAAAAGAGCGTCACCGCCGACGGCCACAAGGCCCGCAGGATCGCCCCTATACCCAGCAGAAGCAGACCAATGGCGACGCAGGCCCGCTCTCCGAGACGCTCGACGACTAGACCAAGCGACCAGGCGCTCACACCAAGAGTCAGCGGCGGGAGCGCTGTCAACAGGCCCACTTCGAAATAAGAGAGCGCCAGATCATGCTGTACCAGCGGTAGCACTGGAGGGACTCCCAGAATGATGGATCGGAGATTAAACCCAACCAGGGTCAGTAGGCCGCAACAGAGAATCATGCGCCAGTTGGAGATGGAACGGATCTCTGCATCAGCTGATACCTGTTTCAATGCTCTGCTCCAGAGATGAGGTTTGAGGGGAAAAGGAGATGAAACGTGCTTCCATCGTGAGCGGCTGCCCTCTCATTATAGGTCGCCTGTCCCCCGGATCGCAAACCTTGTTTTTTGACAAAGGATGCTACCCTACTGGAGTCAACAGCGACTGAGCGCGAGGCCACTAGCCGAAGAGAGGGTAGGAGGCCGCTGAGTCCAGCCGAGCGAAAGATCGTTTCTCTGCTCTCCTTATCTTACTGGGCATACGTACAAGAGCATAAAATAAGGGGCGCGGGGGACAGCAACGCAGTGGTGGGGAACAAAACGACCATCACCGAGCCTTCGACGAGCAGGCCATCTTGTCTTGACACTGTCTATCGGCTCTTTCCTCGTATAAACCAGGAGAGCAGAAAGGGAAAAAGGCTGAGTATGAATAGCCTGACGCTCAAAAGAGCGGCTTTTCGCTTCGTGTTACTGATCGGTATTTTGAGCTTCTTTGCGGACTTCACTTATGAAGGGGCCAGGGGCATTCTCGGTCCTTATCTGGCACTGCTCGGGGCTGGAGCCGCCTTGATTGGGGCCGTAACCGGGCTGGGTGAGCTACTTGGCTACGGTCTGCGCCTCGTCTCTGGTCCTCTGAGCGATCGTACTGGCAAATACTGGCCGGTGACAATTGTGGGCTATGTGGTACAGATGGCCTCGGTTCCTCTGCTAGCTGTAGCGGGTAGCTGGCCATTGGCCGCTTTATTGATCATTCTCGAACGGGCCGGTAAGGCGATCCGTAATCCACCGCGAGACGTCATGCTCTCACAGGCCGCCCACGAGATGGGCTATGGCTGGGCCTTTGGTTTTCACGAGGCCCTCGATCAGTTTGGGGCCTTGCTGGGACCACTCGCAGTGGCTGCGGTACTGGCCTGGCAGGGGAACTACCGCCTGGCCTTTGCCTCGCTGGCAATCAGTGCAGCGCTGACCCTGCTACTCCTCTTGCTGGCGCGTCTGCTCTACCCCCGCCCTCACGAGCTGGCACCCGCCGCTCCGGTGGCCGCCCGCCAAGAGCTGTCGGCTACGTACTGGATCTATCTGGTCGGGGCTGTTCTGGTAGCGGCTGGCTTCGCCGATTTCCCTTTGATTGCCTATCATTTCACCCGCGCCTCCAGTGTCCCCTCCACCCTGGTTCCGGTCTTCTATGCCATTGCGATGGGAAGCAGTGGCATAGGCTCACTGCTGTGTGGACGGCTCTTCGATCGTCTGGGGATGGGCATTCTGATTCCTTTGACAGCGCTGGCAGCTCTGTTTGCCCCCCTGGTGTTCCTGGGGGGCTTCTGGCTGGCACTGCTCGGCGTGGTCCTCTGGGGTCTCGGCATGGGCGTGCACGAGTCGCTTATTCCCGCCGCGGTGGCCCTGATGGTTCCTGGCCACCGCCGGGCTTCTGCTTACGGTATCTTCACCGCAGGCTATGGTATCTGCTGGTTCCTGGGCAGCGCCCTGATCGGCCTGCTCTACAGCCTGGCGTTACCGCTCGCTATCATCTTTTGCTTGCTGGCTGAGCTGCTGGCCATTCCCTTTTTCGTGATCGCCAGTCGCCAGCTGCAGCAAATCTCCCGCAAAGCCTGAAACCTTCGCAGGTGCTACTGCTTACCCAACTGGTGTTCACCCCTCCACCAGCTCAGACGAGTAGCGGCTAGAGGTCATCATCAAGCCTGGCCTCTAGCCCTTCGGCCTGCCAGCGCTTGAGATCAAGAGGAAGGCCGGCGATGAGGAAATAGGCCCGCGCAGCGGCTCTAGCCAGGCGCTGATTGACCAGACCCAGGAGGTCACGATAGCCTCGTCCCAGGGGGGAGAACGGCACAATGCCTAATCCTACTTCGTTAGAGACCACGATGAGCTGCTGATCAAGGCGCAGAGCGCGCGCTGCCTGCAGAAGCCGCTCAACTTCCCCAAGCACATGAGCCTCCAGCTCGGGGCTGACCGGGGCAATCTCTGATTCCGCTCGCCCCTGGGACAGCAAGAGGTTGCTGAGCCAAAGTGTCAGACAATCCAGCAGCAGCACATCAGCAACACTGGCAGCTTGCTGAATAGCCCAGCCCAGCCGCAGCGGCTCTTCAAAGGTATACCAGTCTCCAGGACGCTCGGCCCGATGCCGACGAATTCGCTCCACCATCTCCTGATCGCTCGCCGTTGCTGTGGCAATAAAAGCAACAGACCGCTTGCTGGTTGCCGCCAGACGTAGAGCGAAGCGGCTCTTGCCGCTGCGCGCCCCTCCCAAGATAAATGTCAGCTGGGCGATGATGGCTTCAGCTTCAGTATGTTCTCTGTTCACGTGAAACGCACTCCTTATCTTCATCTAAAGGGAAACATGCATCAGGAGGAAGAGGAGCAAGGCACATACTTCGCAGATTTCGCCAAAGGCCCCACAAATGTCGCCCGTGAGGCCACCGAGCGAACGGGTCACGGCCAGGCCCAGGCCAAGGATGAGAAGATTGCTCAGTAACCAGACAAAGAGACCGATGAGGTGAGCGAAGAGGAGGGCAATGAGTACAGAGCCGAGGCCAGCCAGGAGGAGACGACGCAGGGTCACTGCCTGATGGAAAGCAGCCCCCAGCCCATCGGGACGCGCCGCCGGGAAGAGGCCGCCAGCCAGCACCATTGCCCAACGCCCAAGGGTCGGCGCAACCAGGAGAGCCGCCAGCAAACTCCAGAAGGGGAGACTGGCCAGAATAGCGAAACGCAGCAACAATAGCGCAAAAGCACCCAACACACCAAAACTACCAACACGGCTATCATGCATGATTTCCAGACGGCGCTCGCGTCCAATGCCCCCAAAGAGACCATCGCAACTGTCCATGACTCCATCGAGGTGTAGGCCCCCCGTGAGCATGATCTCGGCCACGACCAGCAGCGCCGCCAGCACGAGGGCGGGAACGTGAGGGGCGAATAAGGTTGCGAGCAAGCAGAGAATGGCTCCGACGATCAGGCCGACAAGAGGGTAATAAACGCTCCCCACGATCAACGTGGCACGTTCCTCTTTGGTCCCCGCTAATAGGCGCCGTCCCGGTAACGGCAAGATGGTAAGGAAGAGAACTGCCGCGACAAGCTCAGCATATTGATTGCGGCAGAAACGACCCAGCCGGGTCCACGGTCGCCAGATGGCTTGCAAAGCCAGGCCGGATCGCGAATTATTGGAGTGTGTGTGCATACCATTGCCTCTCTTCGCTTGCAGACAGCATTGGCTAACCACAGGCTTAATTCAGCGGGTCAAGCATGGATAAGCAGCTAAACGATTAACGCTGGCTTTTACCAGTTTACCGCTCCCTGTCTGACCTATTATAATAGAAATTGTTCAATCTATTTGACCAGCGCAGCGATGCATTGCAGAGATGGACAGGCAGTGAAGCGAAGCAAAGGAGACAGCGCCCAGGCCAGGTGTTGCCGTTGGCGGGCAGCCCTGGAAGGGGAGGTCAGGCAAGGACAGGCTGACCGTGCTGTGCGACTAGGTTATCGCCTGGTCCATCTCGCGCTCTCCGCGTCCGCCTCGGGCCAGGCGCAGCGCCAGTCATCTTGTTACGCCGGTGCTGACAGCTCCAGCGCCACCCGGAGAACCCAACGATGGGGGAGAAGCCATGACTCGCCTTTTCAGCTACCTCCACCTCCCGCGGCGCTATCTTGCGCACACGGGACACGACTCGTCCTTTCAGTCCCGGAGCAGCGCAGTGCGCTCGCCGTTGCCGACTGCCCTTCTCTCGCTACTTCTCGCTCTCTTCTGCTCGCCAGGATTGCTGGCCTGTGGTGGGACCGCGAGCAGTAGCAACACCTTGCTCTTTGGGGCTCCGCTTTCGCTCACGGGGTCCACTGCGACCGAAGGCCATCTTACTCTGGAAGGCTACCAGCTTTGGGTGAAAGAGGTCAATGCCCACGGCGGCATTAAAGTGGGGAACACCACCTACCAGGTCGCGCTCAAGTACTATGATGATGGCAGCAGTCCCACCCGGAGCGCTCAACTCACGCAGCAATTAATTACCGCTGATAAGGTCAATTTCCTCCTTGGCCCCTATGGCACATCGGCCACCCTGCAGGATGAAGCTATCGCTGAACGCTACAAGATCCCCATGGTCGAAGCCAACGGCGCCGCCAAAGCGATTTTCTCTCGTGGCTTCCACTACATTTTCGGCGTGCTCAGCCCGGCTTCCGAATACGCCAAGGTCATGTTGGAAGCAGCCCTGAGCCTGCCCAATCCGCCGAAGACGGTGGCGATTATTTCGGCCAATGACTCCTTCTCTGAGGAGGTGGCCACCGCCGCCCGCGACTTCGCCCGCAGTCAGGGCATAGAGGTCGTGTACTACCAGACCTATCCATCAGGGGCTACCGACCTGACAGGAGTACTGACGGCCTTGAAAACTTCAGCCCACGGCGGTGTCCCCGACATGCTGCTTGGCTCGGGCCATGAAAGTGAAGCCGTAACGACCATGAAGGAATGCAAGCAGCTCAATATCAATGCCAAACTCTATGCCTTCACGGTTGGTCCCGCTACCCCTGACTTCATCACTTCGCTCGGACCCGACGCGAACTACGTCCTGGGGTCTTCACAGTGGACCCCCCAGGAGCACTACCAGGGCATCGACTTCTTTGGGACTCCGGCCAACTATGAGCGGATCTACAAGCAGACCTTCGGCCATGAACCCTCCTATCAGTCTGCCGAGTCCACCGCCGCTGGCCTGGCCTTCCAGTACGCGATCCAGAATGCTGGTTCAATCGACCCTCAGAAGGTACGCGATGCCCTGGCCCGGCTCAATATTATGACCTTCTATGGTGTCATTCGTTTCGATGCCACCGGAGCCAATACGTTTAAGCCGATGGCTACTATCCAGATCCAGAATGGCCAGGTGGCGACCGTCTACCCGAAGGAGGTCGCTAACGCGCAGCTGCTCTATCCAACTCCTCCTTTTTCTCAGCGCTAGCGTTCCTCACGAGTTCGCTGAGCAAGAGTGAGAACGAGAAAGGAGAACGCTGCCCCGGGTCCGCCACTACCAGTCAATGAGGGGCAGAGCGATGCTGGCTTTAGCTGTCGGAAGCCTGCCTGTGCGCAGGCTTCCCTTTCATAGAGAGGTATCTGCGATGCTGATTGTGCAGGTAATTGTGAACTGGCTGCTGTTGGGCAGTCTCTACGCCGCGGTAGCCCTGGGCTTTTCGCTGGTGTGGGGGATCATGAATATCGTCAATCTCGCCCACGGCGCTTTCATCCTGGTCGGGGCCTATACTGCCTACTGGGCCTTTACGCAGCTGCACATCGATCCGTTTCTCGGCCTCCCTTTGACCATGCTGCTGCTCTTCTGCCTGGGCTGGGTCGTGCAATATGTGGCGATTAATCGCGTTATTCGTGCACCTTTTCTGATGACGTTCCTGCTCACTTTCGGCCTCGATCTGCTCATTGCCGACGTGGTCCAGCTCTTGTTTACCAGTGACCGGCGCTCGATTAATACCGCGTACAGTGGCTTTGGCCTGACGCTGGGGGCTCTGCACATTCCTTTTGATCGTCTGCTAGCCGCTCTGATCGCCGTGCTCCTGACAGCCGCCCTGAGCCTCTTTCTACAACGTACTCGCACGGGGAACGCTATTCTGGCCACCGGTATGGATCGCGACGCAGCACGCCTGATGGGCATCCGCATTGACCGCATCTACGCCCTCACCTTTGGCCTTGGGGCGGCTCTGGCCGGTGCGGCAGGGGCTATGCTGGTTGAGCTGTATCCCTTTGACCCGTCACAAGGGGGCGTTTTCACGCTGCGAGCCTTCGTCATTGTCGTGCTCGGGGGCTTGGGAACCCCCTGGGGCGCCCTCGCTGGTGGGCTGGTCTTTGGCCTGGCCGAAACGGTTGTTCCTTTGCTCCCAGGCATCGGCCCCGGCTATGATGACGCCATTGCCTTCGCCCTGATGGTCTTGGTGCTGATCATCCGTCCGCGCGGTATTCTGGGCAAGGCCTTCTACGCTTGAACGACGATGACGGTGAGCTAAAGGCAAGAAGGAGAGACACGATGTCTGGACCGAGGCGTAAGCCTTCAACGTCGCCCACTACTACTACCTCTGAGCCGACAGCAGAGCAGCAGCCAGCCCAGCCAAGGCCAGGCACTCGCTGGCTCTGGTCGCTGCTGACGGGCTTGATGATCCTGGCTCTGGCGGCCCTGATTCCGCTGAGCGGCGACGCCGCTACACTCCATACCTGGACCTTGATTTTGATGTTCGCCGCCCTTGCTCAAAGTTGGAATTTCCTGGGCGGCTTCACCGGCTATGCCTCTTTTGGGAACGTTTTCTTTTTCGGCGTCGGCGCCTATAGCACCGGCTTGCTGGTGCTGGCTGGTCAGCCATTCTGGCTCGGGCTAGTGGCCGGAGCCGTGATCGCCGGTTTGCTGGCCTTTCTGCTTGGTTTACCCGTTCTGCGCCTGCGGGGACACTATTTCGCTATCGCGACACTAGGGATCGCCGAAGCTACGCGCGAACTCGTCGCCATTCGCAACCTTGGTGGCAGCGGCGGCGAGGTTGAGCTGCCTCTGCCAGCCCTCTCCGATGCCGCTTTTTACTTCCTTTTTTGGTTGCTGGCTCTGGCATGTTTCCTGCTGACTGCCTATCTGGCGCGTAGCAAACCCGGCTATGCGCTGATCGCCATTCGCGAGAGCGAAGAGACCGCTGAGGCAATGGGAATTCCGACTTACTGGTATAAGATAGGGGCCTTTGTGCTCAGCGCTGTGCCCACAGCCCTCGCTGGCGGCCTCTACGCCTACTGGTCGACCGGCTTTGACCCGCCGACAGTCTTTGATGTCGGCATTTCGGTGGAGATGGTCCTCTTGACCGTGCTCGGTGGAGCAGGGACGCTGCTCGGTCCCCTCATCAGCGCCATTCTGTTCGAGCTACTCTCGTTCCAGTTTCAAATCAGTGGCTCGGCGTTCCACAACTCGCTGTTGGGCCTGACGATTGCGATTGTCACCATATTCATTCCCCAGGGCCTGGTGGGCCTCGTGCAGGAATTTTTCCGCCCGCTGGCCCCTGGGGTAAGCCGCCGGCAGTTGCTGGTAGAAGGAGTGCGACGTGTCCGACGTGTTATCGCCGCCAACGGTGTCTGAGCCAGCAGGCACAGGAAGACAGCAGGAGCCGCAGCCATTGCTAGAGCTGCGGGGCGTGAGCAAGTTCTTCGACGGACTCCCCGCCGTCAAGCAGCTCGACTTTGCCGTCCGGCGCGGCGAGATTGTAGGCATTATCGGCCCCAACGGCGCCGGCAAGACTACCATGATCGGCCTGATCAGCGGCTCACTGCCCTTGAGCAGCGGACAGATTCGTTACCGCAGCCAGGATATCAGTCGCCTGCCTCCTCACCGACGGGCCTCTTTAGGCATTGCCCGCACCTTTCAGGTAACTCAGCCGTTCAAGGGCCTGAGCGTACACGAAAACGTGATGATCGGCGCCCTCTTCGGACGACGTGGTCTCAAACAGATAGCAGCGCGCGAGGTTGCGGAGACGGTGCTGGAGCGCGTCGGCCTGGCGGCCAAGGCCCATTTCCGGGCGGATCAGCTCACGGTCGCCGATCGCAAGCGGTTGGAGCTGGCCCGCGCTCTGGCACTGGAGCCAGAGCTGCTGCTGCTCGACGAGGTGATGGCCGGCCTGACGCCTACCGAGGTGGAACAAGCGATCACGCTGATTCGAGCCATCCACGCTAGCGGGGTAACTGTGCTGGTCATTGAGCATGTGATGCAGGCAATCATGGGGCTGTCGCAGCGCATCATGGTCTTGCATCAGGGCAGCAAGATCGCTGAGGGCCCCCCAGAACAGGTCTTGACAGATCAGCGCGTCATCGAAGCCTACCTGGGTGAGCGCTACGCGCGCACGCAGCAGGCTCGTCTGGGTACAGCACGCCCGGTCCCCCAAAGGGATGAGAAGGAGGAGTAGGGATGCAGCTACCGGAGCCACGTTCAGGATCGGGCGCTTCGAGCGCCCACATGGAACCCACTTCCCGACAGGGCGCAGCGGCTCCCCATTTAGACCCGGAGCTCCGTCAGGCACTGCTGGAAGTAGAGCACCTGGAGAGCGGTTACGATGAAACGCGCGTGTTGTGGGATGTTTCACTGGAAGTGCACCGCGGCGAACTGGTGGCCCTGGTCGGCGCCAATGGCGCAGGAAAGTCGACCTTGCTGGCCACCCTCTCGGGCCTCTTACCAGCCTGGGCAGGCCACATTCGCTTCGCCGGATATGATGTTACCCACCGACGAGCCGAGGAGATCGTCCGGCTGGGCCTGAGCCACGTCCCCCAGGGCCGGCGCCTCTTCAGTGCACTGACCGTGGAGGAAAACCTCTTGCTCGGGGCCTATACCAGGCGCGCTGGCTCACAGCAGGCCATCAAACAGGAGCTGGAGGAAGTCTATACGCTTCTGCCAAAGCTCCGCGAGCGCCGCCGCCAGTTGGCTGGCTCGCTCTCGGGCGGCGAGCAACAGATGTGCGCTATTGGCCGCGGCTTAATGAGCCACCCTGAGCTGTTGCTGATCGATGAGCTTTCACTGGGCCTGGCTCCCCAGGTTGTGGATGATCTGCTCAGCGCGCTCGATGCCATCCATCGCGAGAAGGGACTGAGCCTTCTGTTGGTCGAACAGGACGTGCAGATTGCTCTGGAGCGAGCTGACCGCGCTTATGTCCTTGAAAACGGCCATATTGTCCTTGAAGGAACAGGCAGCGAGCTGCTGCAAAACGAGCGCGTGCGCACCGCCTACCTGGGAGCCTGAGCGCCAGACGAGCTCGCTTCTGTCGCTCCCTCAGCGCGCCCACCTTCGGGCAGTGACGCCGGCGTAGCCTTGCCCTCTTGACATGAAAGCGGTTTCATATTATGCTTACGTAGAAAGCGATGAAACCGCTTTCATCCTGAAGGCCATGAGAGGGGGGCAATGGAAGGTGTTGAAGAGAGAGAAGAGGATAAACCTGGGAATGCAGCAGGGAGGGAGCAGGCAGTATGAAGCCAAAGGTGACGATTGAGGATATTGCTCGGCTGGCAGGTGTATCGAAGGCCACAGTTTCGCGGGTGCTCAACGAGCGCAGCAATGTGAAGGCAGAGACACGCGAGCGAGTGCTGCGTGTCATGCACGAACAAGGTTTCGTACCCAGCCTGGCAGCTGCGGGGCTGGCCGGAGGAAGGAGCCGACTGGTAGGAGTGTTGGCTCCGCCTTTGACACAGCCGACCGTTCCTGAGATCCTGCGCGGCGTGGCCGAAGCGATCGAGCACACCGACTATGAGATTGTCCTCTACAGTACGAATGCTGGCCAGAGTCCAACGACGATTGTCAACCGCATTTTGGCGCTGGGGCTGACCTCCTGCCTGCTAGTCATTCAACCAGGACCGCTGACCCCGCGCCTGCTGCAGCTCGCCTCTCAGGGCTTGCCGGTGGTTGTGATCGACGACCAGGGACCTTCGCCGGAGCTACCGTCGGTCGGCATTGACAACTGCGTCAGTGCCTATCAGGCCACTCTGCACCTGATCCGCCTCGGCTACCGGCGCATCGCTCACCTGCAAGGTCCCACCGAATTTCGCTGCGCGCAGGAGCGCTACCAGGGCTATCGCCAGGCCCTCGATGACGCCGGTCTTCCTTTTGATCCGGCCCTGGTCTTCAACGGCACCTTCGAGACGAGCAGTGGACGAACCTGCGCTGCAGCTCTGGCTGCGCTACCACCTGCGGAGCGTCCCGAGGCTCTCTTCATCGCCAATGATCAGATGGCCTTCGGTTTCTTGAGTGCCGCTGAGGCCCTGGGCCTGCGCATTCCCCAGGATCTTGCTGTCGTTGGCTTCGACGATATTCCCCTCTCGGCGCATGTGAGGCCAACATTGACGACCATCAAGCAGCCATTCTATGAGATGGGGCGTAACGCTGTCGAGCTGCTGCTCTCGCTGCTGCATGGGCAGTCATGGCAGCCCACCACTGGCACGGAGGGTGGATATCAGCCTCCCATCCGCATCCAGCTTCCCACTCGCCTGGTGATTCGCGAGTCGTGCGGAGCATTGACTTTGCATCGTCGACAGGAACAAGAACATTCTTTGAGCGATGAATGAGCGAGTGCGCGAGTGCAGTCCGAGCGACAGCCAGGCCAGGTTTCTACAGGGATATGACCGGTATTACCTGCCATCCTGGTGAGACTGATCCTGTTGTCCTTCTCAAACGATGAGAGGTTGATGATACCTCTCAGAGAGAGAGGAGTACCACCGCAGTGAGGCGTTAGCGCTGTTCCAGCTGGCCATAAGCAAGCAGACATTCCTGAGCACGTGAGAGAGCGAGTGAGCGAGCAAGCGACGAGAAGGCAATGATGGCTCTCCGGTGCTTCTCTCTCTCACCTGCTTATTACCCCTTCAGCTTAGTAGGGATGCTTCTTCTCGCCTGGAAAGCAGACATGGACGTGAGTTTGACAGGCAGGGATGCCGCAGGGGTAATCGCCATCACTCACCGATGGGGCGACTGCACTTGCGGTCGCCCCATCTTTATTCAAACTTTGTCTGCTTACCTTGCGTCGCCGGAGCCAGGGGGAAGTATCAGCTAGCCTCGCTCAGCCTGGGCCTGTGCACGGGCGAGCCGAGTTTTCAGGCAATATACTCTGATAGAGAATTGAACGATCTCTATCTGTTCGACATTCTATCAGCAGCATCGGGGGAGACAGAGACAACACCTATGGCAGCCACAGCGATACAGCCGGTCGCAGCCCGGCCCGAACTATACTATTCCGGCAAGCGGCTCCTCGCCGCTCCATCTGAACAAGGAGGATTAATGGGTCAACCAGCGCGTACAGCTCCTGCTATCCAGCACCATCCAGAGGCTCTGGAGGTCAGCGCCAGTTTTCCGCCCGATTTCTTATGGGGAGTGGCCACGTCAGCTTATCAGATTGAGGGTGCGGCCTATGAGGATGGACGCGGTCCTTCTATCTGGGACGCTTTCTCAGGGACCCCTGGCAAGACCTACCAGGGCGACACCGGTGATATCGCCGCCGACCATTATCACCGTATGGAGGAGGATGTCGCTCTGATGGCCCGTCTGGGCATCGGGGCCTACCGCTTCTCGATCTCCTGGCCGCGGGTGCTCCCCCAGGGCAAAGGTTCAGTCAACAGCCGTGGTCTTGATTTCTATGAGCGCCTTGTTGATTGCTTGCTCGCTCACGAGATCACGCCGCTGATTACACTGTTCCACTGGGACCTGCCCCTGGCGCTCCAGGGAGATGGTGGCTGGCTTAACCGCGAGACGGCTCTGGCCTTTGCCGACTATGCAGAGATTGTGGCCCGTCGCCTGGGCGACCGCGTACGCTGGTGGGCAACGCTCAATGAACCCTGGTGCAGCGCCTATCTTGGTCATGGTTCTGGCGAGCACGCCCCGGGCCTGCGCGACCTCCAGGCTGCTATTATCGCCGGTCACCATCTGCTGCTGGCCCATGCTCTGGCCTTGCCACGTCTGCGCACCCATACTCGCAGCGACGCACAACTGGGCATTGTTTTGAACTTCACCCCCGTCTATCCAGCCGATGAGCGGCCCGAGACCCAGGAAAGTG
This window contains:
- a CDS encoding branched-chain amino acid ABC transporter permease, whose product is MLIVQVIVNWLLLGSLYAAVALGFSLVWGIMNIVNLAHGAFILVGAYTAYWAFTQLHIDPFLGLPLTMLLLFCLGWVVQYVAINRVIRAPFLMTFLLTFGLDLLIADVVQLLFTSDRRSINTAYSGFGLTLGALHIPFDRLLAALIAVLLTAALSLFLQRTRTGNAILATGMDRDAARLMGIRIDRIYALTFGLGAALAGAAGAMLVELYPFDPSQGGVFTLRAFVIVVLGGLGTPWGALAGGLVFGLAETVVPLLPGIGPGYDDAIAFALMVLVLIIRPRGILGKAFYA
- a CDS encoding branched-chain amino acid ABC transporter permease, which produces MSGPRRKPSTSPTTTTSEPTAEQQPAQPRPGTRWLWSLLTGLMILALAALIPLSGDAATLHTWTLILMFAALAQSWNFLGGFTGYASFGNVFFFGVGAYSTGLLVLAGQPFWLGLVAGAVIAGLLAFLLGLPVLRLRGHYFAIATLGIAEATRELVAIRNLGGSGGEVELPLPALSDAAFYFLFWLLALACFLLTAYLARSKPGYALIAIRESEETAEAMGIPTYWYKIGAFVLSAVPTALAGGLYAYWSTGFDPPTVFDVGISVEMVLLTVLGGAGTLLGPLISAILFELLSFQFQISGSAFHNSLLGLTIAIVTIFIPQGLVGLVQEFFRPLAPGVSRRQLLVEGVRRVRRVIAANGV
- a CDS encoding ABC transporter ATP-binding protein, coding for MLELRGVSKFFDGLPAVKQLDFAVRRGEIVGIIGPNGAGKTTMIGLISGSLPLSSGQIRYRSQDISRLPPHRRASLGIARTFQVTQPFKGLSVHENVMIGALFGRRGLKQIAAREVAETVLERVGLAAKAHFRADQLTVADRKRLELARALALEPELLLLDEVMAGLTPTEVEQAITLIRAIHASGVTVLVIEHVMQAIMGLSQRIMVLHQGSKIAEGPPEQVLTDQRVIEAYLGERYARTQQARLGTARPVPQRDEKEE
- a CDS encoding ABC transporter ATP-binding protein — protein: MQLPEPRSGSGASSAHMEPTSRQGAAAPHLDPELRQALLEVEHLESGYDETRVLWDVSLEVHRGELVALVGANGAGKSTLLATLSGLLPAWAGHIRFAGYDVTHRRAEEIVRLGLSHVPQGRRLFSALTVEENLLLGAYTRRAGSQQAIKQELEEVYTLLPKLRERRRQLAGSLSGGEQQMCAIGRGLMSHPELLLIDELSLGLAPQVVDDLLSALDAIHREKGLSLLLVEQDVQIALERADRAYVLENGHIVLEGTGSELLQNERVRTAYLGA
- a CDS encoding LacI family DNA-binding transcriptional regulator encodes the protein MKPKVTIEDIARLAGVSKATVSRVLNERSNVKAETRERVLRVMHEQGFVPSLAAAGLAGGRSRLVGVLAPPLTQPTVPEILRGVAEAIEHTDYEIVLYSTNAGQSPTTIVNRILALGLTSCLLVIQPGPLTPRLLQLASQGLPVVVIDDQGPSPELPSVGIDNCVSAYQATLHLIRLGYRRIAHLQGPTEFRCAQERYQGYRQALDDAGLPFDPALVFNGTFETSSGRTCAAALAALPPAERPEALFIANDQMAFGFLSAAEALGLRIPQDLAVVGFDDIPLSAHVRPTLTTIKQPFYEMGRNAVELLLSLLHGQSWQPTTGTEGGYQPPIRIQLPTRLVIRESCGALTLHRRQEQEHSLSDE
- a CDS encoding GH1 family beta-glucosidase, with translation MGQPARTAPAIQHHPEALEVSASFPPDFLWGVATSAYQIEGAAYEDGRGPSIWDAFSGTPGKTYQGDTGDIAADHYHRMEEDVALMARLGIGAYRFSISWPRVLPQGKGSVNSRGLDFYERLVDCLLAHEITPLITLFHWDLPLALQGDGGWLNRETALAFADYAEIVARRLGDRVRWWATLNEPWCSAYLGHGSGEHAPGLRDLQAAIIAGHHLLLAHALALPRLRTHTRSDAQLGIVLNFTPVYPADERPETQESAQQADVFHNRWFIEPLYCARYPEALFSALQVQPPRMEPTDLELIAAPTDFLGVNYYTRLLVRANAPANGEPISARLAHEALASVPGSCYTEMGWEVYPSGLKDLLLRLQRDYQPKAMVVTENGAAFHDEWDGNEHIHDGCRVAYLSQHIQALGEALATGAAVRGYFVWSLLDNFEWAFGYSKRFGIVYVDYPTQRRIVKDSGYWYASFIAARRSHS